From Rhodopseudomonas palustris, a single genomic window includes:
- a CDS encoding alpha/beta fold hydrolase yields the protein MVGLSPTGTLAIEGAQLEYRFVGPQPDVAPTLVLLHEGLGSAALWGEFPDKLAAATGAGVFAYSRAGYGRSTPAALPRPLDYMHREALQVLPRVLDQIGFRRGLLVGHSDGASIAALYAGGVADHRIRGVSLIAPHFVVEDISVASIAAIRTTYQTTELRAKLARWHDDVDNAFYGWNDAWLDPAFRAWDIADSLAYIRVPLQIVQGENDQYGTMRQIEIARSECYCPLEVELLAGAGHSPHREAAEATLRLIADFADRILSGHAEAKDGRAA from the coding sequence ATGGTAGGCCTGAGTCCGACCGGCACGCTGGCAATCGAAGGCGCCCAGTTGGAGTATCGCTTCGTTGGTCCGCAGCCGGACGTCGCACCCACCCTTGTGCTGCTGCACGAAGGTTTGGGCTCGGCGGCGTTGTGGGGCGAATTTCCGGACAAGCTCGCGGCCGCGACCGGTGCCGGCGTGTTCGCATATTCCCGGGCCGGCTATGGCCGCTCGACGCCGGCCGCGTTGCCGCGCCCACTCGACTACATGCATCGCGAGGCTCTACAGGTCCTGCCGCGGGTGCTTGACCAGATCGGCTTTCGCCGCGGCTTGCTGGTCGGCCACTCCGACGGCGCCTCGATTGCGGCGCTGTATGCCGGCGGTGTCGCCGATCACCGCATCCGCGGCGTCTCGCTGATCGCGCCGCACTTCGTCGTCGAAGACATTTCGGTGGCGTCGATCGCGGCGATCCGCACGACCTACCAGACGACCGAGCTGCGGGCCAAGCTGGCGCGCTGGCACGACGACGTCGACAATGCCTTTTACGGCTGGAACGACGCTTGGCTCGATCCGGCGTTCCGCGCCTGGGACATCGCCGACTCGCTCGCTTACATCCGGGTGCCGCTGCAGATCGTGCAGGGCGAGAACGATCAGTACGGAACGATGCGGCAGATCGAGATCGCACGTTCGGAATGCTACTGCCCGCTCGAAGTGGAGCTGCTCGCGGGAGCAGGTCATTCGCCGCACCGCGAAGCGGCCGAGGCGACTCTGCGGCTGATCGCTGACTTCGCAGACCGCATCCTGAGCGGCCACGCCGAGGCGAAGGACGGCCGGGCGGCCTGA
- a CDS encoding DUF378 domain-containing protein gives MRIINILTLLLVIIGGLNWGLVGLFDFDLVTAILGNGAHETATSSAAARIVYILVAISAAYQIVPLSRLLSSRAATYGTNTY, from the coding sequence ATGCGCATCATCAACATCCTGACGCTTCTGCTGGTCATCATCGGGGGCCTGAACTGGGGTCTCGTCGGCCTGTTCGATTTCGATCTCGTAACCGCCATTCTCGGCAACGGCGCCCACGAGACAGCGACCTCCTCGGCCGCCGCACGGATCGTGTACATCCTGGTTGCGATTTCGGCGGCGTATCAGATCGTGCCGTTGTCCCGACTGCTGTCGTCGCGTGCAGCGACCTACGGCACCAACACCTACTGA
- a CDS encoding Zn-dependent alcohol dehydrogenase codes for MDIRAAVFREVGAALRVERVVLDPPQPTEVLVRLAAIGLCRTDYHVMRGERRVAMQPMVLGHEAAGVVDLIGDQVQGIAPGDHVVLTFIPGCGRCRWCLRGLHHLCAEGPRITHGPQLDGSFRRRDADGCDVGAFCMIGAFAEATVVDQASVLVIDKDVPLDHASLIACGVPAGVGAARYRARVKPGDTVLVVGCGGDGMNVVQGAKLCGASMIIAADIIAQKLEWARAFGATHGTTAQRDELISAVLALTEGTGVDHAFVCINPAETLLPAFRATAKAGNVVVTAITPDTVKQIDVPPLELFATQKAIMGAVYGFASPRLQIPELLGLYRRGDLKLGELISRTYRLDEINQGYADLDAGRNLRGVVLID; via the coding sequence ATGGACATTCGGGCGGCGGTGTTTCGGGAGGTCGGCGCGGCGTTACGCGTCGAGCGGGTTGTGCTGGACCCGCCGCAGCCGACCGAAGTCTTGGTGCGGCTCGCAGCGATCGGCCTGTGCCGGACGGACTATCACGTGATGCGCGGCGAGCGACGAGTCGCGATGCAGCCGATGGTGCTGGGCCATGAAGCCGCCGGCGTGGTCGACCTGATCGGCGATCAGGTGCAGGGCATTGCCCCGGGCGATCACGTGGTGCTCACTTTCATTCCCGGCTGCGGGCGCTGTCGGTGGTGCCTGCGAGGATTGCATCATCTGTGCGCCGAGGGCCCTCGCATCACCCACGGGCCGCAACTTGACGGCAGCTTTCGCCGGCGCGATGCCGACGGTTGCGACGTCGGCGCCTTCTGCATGATCGGGGCGTTTGCGGAGGCCACCGTGGTCGACCAGGCCTCGGTGCTGGTGATCGACAAGGACGTTCCGCTCGATCATGCCAGCCTGATCGCCTGCGGCGTGCCGGCCGGCGTCGGCGCCGCGCGGTATCGCGCGCGCGTCAAGCCGGGCGATACGGTGCTGGTGGTCGGCTGCGGCGGCGACGGCATGAACGTGGTGCAGGGCGCAAAACTCTGCGGCGCTTCGATGATCATCGCCGCCGACATCATCGCACAGAAGCTGGAATGGGCGCGGGCTTTCGGCGCCACCCACGGCACCACGGCGCAACGCGATGAGTTGATCAGCGCAGTATTGGCCTTGACCGAGGGCACTGGCGTCGATCACGCCTTCGTCTGCATCAACCCAGCCGAAACGCTGCTGCCGGCGTTTCGTGCCACCGCGAAGGCCGGCAACGTTGTGGTCACTGCGATCACGCCCGACACCGTCAAGCAGATCGACGTGCCGCCTCTGGAACTGTTTGCCACCCAGAAGGCGATCATGGGCGCGGTGTACGGCTTCGCCAGCCCGAGGCTTCAGATTCCTGAACTGCTGGGTCTGTATCGCCGCGGCGATCTTAAGCTCGGTGAGCTGATCAGCCGGACCTATCGGCTGGACGAGATCAACCAAGGCTATGCCGACCTCGATGCCGGGCGAAACCTGCGCGGCGTGGTGCTGATCGACTGA
- a CDS encoding HWE histidine kinase domain-containing protein, producing the protein MPNDDLPTRIAELKADNRRLRCLLDKRDAPGELRHRFRSTMAMLRTIVRKSAGTQRDLDSYVGHLEDRLDALMRAQAIADEQGAIDLHKLLADELLHYQARDGDRTTIAGPDLHLQPRAGQVVALAVHELAVNAVEHGALGNGGTIDITWSVDGEGSDSILTFIWKETDTAIAGAPSHNGFGTEVLTRTLVYELRAETDLAFEPDGLRCTIRFPLSGRIGRQLERTIVKES; encoded by the coding sequence ATGCCGAACGATGATCTTCCCACTCGCATCGCCGAGCTCAAGGCGGACAACCGCCGGCTACGGTGCCTGCTCGACAAGCGCGATGCGCCCGGGGAGCTACGCCACCGGTTTCGCAGCACCATGGCGATGCTGCGAACGATCGTGCGCAAGTCGGCCGGCACCCAGCGCGATCTGGATTCTTATGTCGGCCATCTCGAAGATCGCCTCGACGCCCTGATGCGCGCCCAAGCTATTGCCGACGAGCAAGGCGCGATCGATCTCCACAAGCTGCTCGCCGACGAGCTGTTGCACTATCAGGCACGCGACGGCGACCGAACGACGATCGCCGGGCCCGATCTGCATCTGCAGCCGCGCGCCGGCCAGGTCGTCGCACTCGCGGTACACGAACTCGCTGTCAACGCCGTCGAGCACGGCGCGCTCGGCAACGGCGGCACGATCGACATCACCTGGAGCGTAGACGGTGAAGGCTCGGATTCCATTCTGACTTTCATCTGGAAGGAGACCGACACGGCGATCGCAGGCGCTCCTTCTCACAACGGCTTCGGTACCGAAGTGCTGACGCGCACGTTGGTATACGAACTCAGGGCGGAAACCGACCTCGCCTTCGAGCCGGACGGGCTGCGATGTACGATCCGCTTTCCACTGTCCGGACGGATCGGTCGGCAGCTCGAACGCACCATTGTCAAGGAGTCTTGA
- the hcrB gene encoding 4-hydroxybenzoyl-CoA reductase subunit beta — translation MTGLNALNLLRPGSIDEAIAALLAHPGGRLLGGGTDLLVNMRRGIAQPEMLIDTTGIAEIKRLVVDGSGVTIGAGVTVATLAADSLVAARYPALSEAARSVAGPGHRKLGTVGGNLCLDTRCIYYNQSEWWRRANSYCLKNRGDTCHVAPKGNRCHAAFSGDLAPALLVLGAEVEIAGPGGRRRIALAELYVEDGRAHLALRPGEVVVAVRLSPDPPASRYVKVRQRGAIDYPLAGVAVALTRSGSKIGQLRIALTGTNSRPFLLAETAAFTQRPLDDAMLREIDRLVQKQVQPMRTTLMPANYRRVVAAALASRITAELFASLALV, via the coding sequence ATGACGGGTCTGAATGCGTTGAATTTGCTTCGTCCGGGCTCGATCGATGAGGCGATCGCCGCACTGCTGGCGCATCCGGGAGGACGGCTGCTCGGCGGCGGCACGGATCTGCTCGTCAACATGCGGCGCGGCATCGCTCAGCCTGAGATGCTGATCGACACCACCGGCATCGCCGAGATCAAACGGCTCGTCGTCGATGGCAGCGGCGTGACCATCGGCGCCGGAGTCACCGTGGCGACCCTCGCCGCCGACAGTCTGGTTGCGGCCCGCTATCCGGCGCTGAGTGAAGCTGCTCGCAGTGTGGCGGGGCCCGGTCATCGCAAGCTTGGGACCGTCGGCGGCAATCTCTGCCTCGACACCCGCTGCATCTATTACAACCAAAGCGAATGGTGGCGGCGGGCGAATTCGTACTGTCTGAAGAACCGCGGCGACACCTGCCACGTCGCACCCAAGGGCAACCGCTGCCACGCCGCCTTCAGCGGCGATCTTGCGCCGGCCCTGCTGGTGCTCGGCGCCGAGGTCGAGATCGCCGGGCCGGGCGGCCGGCGCCGCATCGCGCTCGCCGAATTGTATGTTGAAGATGGGCGGGCGCATCTCGCGCTGCGGCCAGGCGAGGTCGTTGTTGCGGTTCGGCTGTCGCCCGACCCGCCTGCGTCGCGCTACGTCAAGGTGCGGCAGCGCGGCGCGATCGACTATCCGCTTGCCGGCGTCGCTGTTGCGCTGACACGTTCGGGCTCCAAGATCGGGCAACTTCGCATCGCGCTGACAGGGACCAATTCAAGGCCGTTCCTGCTCGCCGAAACCGCCGCCTTTACGCAGCGGCCGCTCGACGATGCGATGCTGCGCGAGATCGATCGGCTGGTGCAGAAGCAAGTGCAACCGATGCGGACGACGCTGATGCCGGCCAACTACCGGCGCGTCGTCGCGGCGGCCCTGGCGAGCCGCATCACGGCCGAGCTGTTCGCCTCGCTGGCGCTGGTGTAA
- a CDS encoding alpha/beta fold hydrolase has protein sequence MAAEDGFRRIVGNDANGAIYFLPWRTSFQTALDFGLVGLRRWRLCYELPAAVVAADPEACARANRSVIEDAADQIERRRPRVLVGLSMGSVPATLLAGRYNTALWSFASADRGDLMIWQSPAARRVRRQAEALGVTLGDFTRALRGLNPIEWLDRIDPASRFSVGSFDRYVPRARRRALVKRAAATVPIEHVVFEPLGHLGVMALSQWRQNQWLRQA, from the coding sequence ATGGCTGCCGAGGATGGGTTTCGCCGGATCGTCGGTAACGATGCGAACGGAGCGATCTATTTCCTGCCATGGCGCACCAGCTTCCAGACCGCGCTCGACTTCGGTCTGGTCGGGCTGCGGCGATGGCGGCTCTGTTACGAGTTGCCTGCCGCAGTGGTCGCCGCCGATCCCGAGGCCTGTGCCCGGGCCAATCGGTCGGTGATCGAAGATGCCGCCGATCAGATCGAGCGCCGACGCCCACGGGTGCTGGTCGGCCTCAGCATGGGGTCGGTACCGGCAACGCTGCTCGCCGGCCGCTACAACACCGCGCTGTGGAGCTTCGCCTCCGCCGACCGCGGCGACCTGATGATCTGGCAGAGCCCCGCTGCGCGGCGGGTGCGTCGCCAGGCGGAAGCGCTCGGCGTGACGCTCGGCGATTTCACCCGTGCACTGCGAGGCCTCAATCCGATCGAATGGCTCGATAGGATCGACCCGGCGAGCCGGTTCTCGGTCGGCAGCTTCGACCGCTACGTGCCCCGCGCCCGGCGCCGCGCGCTGGTGAAACGCGCCGCCGCAACGGTCCCGATCGAGCACGTGGTATTCGAGCCGCTCGGCCATCTCGGCGTGATGGCACTCAGCCAGTGGCGGCAGAACCAATGGCTGCGGCAGGCATGA
- the boxC gene encoding 2,3-epoxybenzoyl-CoA dihydrolase produces MAEAADTRPLANGAVRVDFQTEPSRYRHWKLTVDGEIATLTLDVDENGGLFEGYQLKLNSYDLGVDIELADAMQRLRFQYPAVKVILLRSGKNRVFCAGANIRMLAGASHVHKVNFCKFTNETRNGIEDSSQHSGQRSIAVINGTAAGGGYELALAADHIIMADDGSAAVALPEVPLLAVLPGTGGLTRVIDKRKVRRDHADVFCTIEEGIKGKRAVQWRLVDDIVATTKLDAKVAERARELAAASPRRGSGTGVELPPLQRQFDDTSVRYGLVGVEIDRAARIATITLIGPNAAPPTSVEALQAQGASFWPLQLGRELDDAILHLRLNEPELGLWVFKSHGDASQVLAYDALLESHKDHWLANEIRHFWKRVLKRVDVTSRSLVTLVEPGSCFAGTLAELVFAADRSYMLIGSRDGDNRPPPMLTLSALNFGAYPMSHGLTRLQSRFQADPADHAAVQSKTGEALDAEAAETLGLVTFALDDIDWDDEVRVFLEERASFSPDSLTGMEANLRFVGPETMESKIFARLTAWQNWIFQRPNAVGEVGALRRYGSGQKPQFDMTRV; encoded by the coding sequence ATGGCCGAGGCCGCAGACACGCGCCCGCTCGCGAACGGAGCTGTGCGGGTCGATTTTCAGACCGAGCCGTCCCGTTACCGGCATTGGAAGCTGACGGTCGATGGCGAGATCGCGACGCTCACCCTCGACGTCGACGAGAACGGCGGCCTGTTTGAAGGTTACCAGCTCAAGCTGAATTCCTACGATCTCGGCGTCGACATCGAACTCGCCGACGCGATGCAGCGGCTGCGATTCCAATATCCCGCCGTGAAGGTGATCCTGCTGCGCTCCGGCAAGAACCGGGTGTTCTGCGCCGGCGCCAATATCCGTATGCTGGCCGGCGCCAGCCACGTCCATAAGGTCAATTTCTGCAAGTTCACCAACGAGACCCGCAACGGCATCGAGGATTCGTCGCAGCATTCCGGCCAGCGTAGCATCGCGGTGATCAACGGCACCGCGGCCGGCGGCGGCTACGAACTCGCGCTTGCGGCCGATCATATCATCATGGCCGACGACGGCTCGGCCGCGGTGGCGCTGCCGGAAGTGCCGCTGCTCGCGGTGCTGCCGGGCACCGGCGGCCTGACGCGCGTGATTGATAAGCGCAAGGTTCGCCGCGATCACGCCGACGTGTTCTGTACCATCGAGGAAGGCATCAAGGGCAAGCGCGCGGTGCAGTGGCGACTGGTCGACGACATCGTCGCCACCACCAAGCTCGACGCCAAGGTGGCTGAGCGCGCCCGCGAACTCGCTGCGGCCTCGCCGCGTCGTGGAAGCGGTACGGGCGTGGAGCTGCCCCCGCTGCAGCGCCAATTCGACGATACCAGCGTGCGCTACGGCTTGGTCGGCGTCGAGATCGATCGCGCCGCCCGGATTGCGACGATCACGCTCATCGGTCCGAACGCGGCCCCGCCGACGTCGGTCGAGGCGCTGCAGGCACAAGGCGCGTCGTTCTGGCCGTTGCAGCTCGGCCGCGAACTCGACGACGCCATTCTGCATCTGCGGCTGAACGAGCCGGAGCTCGGACTATGGGTGTTCAAGTCCCATGGTGATGCAAGCCAAGTGCTGGCCTATGACGCGTTGCTCGAATCGCACAAGGACCACTGGCTGGCCAACGAGATCCGCCATTTCTGGAAACGCGTGCTGAAGCGCGTCGATGTCACGTCGCGCTCGCTGGTGACGTTGGTGGAGCCGGGCTCGTGCTTCGCCGGCACGCTGGCGGAGCTCGTGTTCGCGGCCGACCGCAGCTACATGCTGATCGGCTCGCGTGACGGCGACAACCGCCCGCCGCCGATGCTGACCCTGTCCGCGCTCAACTTCGGTGCCTATCCGATGAGCCATGGTCTCACCCGGCTGCAGTCGCGCTTCCAGGCTGATCCGGCCGACCACGCGGCGGTCCAGAGTAAAACTGGAGAAGCACTCGACGCCGAGGCGGCCGAGACGCTCGGTCTGGTCACGTTTGCGCTCGACGATATCGATTGGGACGATGAGGTCCGCGTCTTTCTGGAAGAGCGCGCATCGTTCTCGCCCGACAGTCTCACCGGCATGGAAGCGAACCTGCGCTTCGTCGGCCCCGAGACGATGGAGTCGAAGATCTTCGCGCGCCTCACTGCCTGGCAGAACTGGATCTTCCAGCGCCCCAATGCGGTCGGCGAGGTCGGCGCGCTGCGCCGTTACGGCAGCGGCCAGAAGCCGCAATTCGACATGACGAGAGTGTGA
- a CDS encoding response regulator: MTGRSGVLSGRRILLAEDEYFIADDMVRKFEESGADVVGPFSRVDDALAALASSAHCDAAVLDINLQGEMVFPLADELIARGIRFVFTTGYDHHTIPARFEHIVRFEKPAEPEAVITALFRS, translated from the coding sequence ATGACGGGTCGCTCTGGAGTGCTGTCGGGGCGGCGGATCCTTCTGGCCGAGGACGAGTACTTCATTGCCGACGACATGGTACGGAAGTTCGAGGAGAGCGGTGCCGATGTGGTCGGACCGTTCTCGCGAGTCGACGATGCGCTCGCGGCGCTGGCATCCAGCGCGCATTGCGACGCCGCGGTGCTCGACATCAATCTGCAGGGGGAGATGGTTTTCCCGCTTGCGGACGAACTGATCGCGCGCGGCATTCGCTTCGTGTTCACGACTGGCTACGATCACCACACCATTCCGGCGCGGTTCGAGCACATCGTCAGGTTCGAAAAGCCGGCCGAACCCGAGGCAGTCATCACTGCGCTGTTCCGGTCCTGA
- the boxB gene encoding benzoyl-CoA 2,3-epoxidase subunit BoxB has product MNMNIMHVDYSTKIPNNVDLGSDRQVLKALEGWHPGYIDWWNDMGPEGFQESLVYLRTAYSVDPRGWAKFDYVKMPDYRWGILLAPKEEGRVVPFGQHYGEPAWQEVPGEHRAMLRRLIVIQGDTEPASVEQQRHLGKTAPSLYDMRNLFQVNVEEGRHLWAMVYLLQKYFGRDGREEADGLLRRRSGSEDAPRMLGAFNEATPDWLSFFMFTYFTDRDGKMQLHSLAQSGFDPLSRTCRFMLTEEAHHMFVGETGISRVVQRTCEAMRTAGITDPTDIEKVRALGVIDLPTVQKKLNLHYSLSLDLFGSEVSTNAANAFNAGIKGRFHETQIQDDHKLEHDTYPVLKLVDGEIKRVDEPALTALNMRLRDDYSQDCVKGLLRWNKVITTAGYDFQLKLPHVAFHRQIGEFKDVEATPDGVLIDPAAWAKRRNEWLPSNDDGEFIASLMVPVSEPGQYAPWIAPPKVGIDNRPGDFEYVKIET; this is encoded by the coding sequence ATGAATATGAACATCATGCACGTCGACTACTCGACCAAGATCCCCAACAATGTCGATCTCGGCTCCGATCGCCAGGTGCTGAAGGCGCTCGAGGGATGGCATCCCGGCTATATCGACTGGTGGAACGACATGGGGCCGGAAGGCTTCCAGGAATCGCTGGTATATTTGCGCACGGCATACTCGGTCGACCCGCGCGGCTGGGCGAAGTTCGACTACGTCAAGATGCCCGACTATCGCTGGGGCATCCTGCTGGCGCCGAAGGAAGAAGGTCGCGTCGTGCCGTTCGGCCAGCACTACGGTGAGCCGGCCTGGCAGGAGGTGCCGGGTGAACATCGCGCGATGCTGCGCCGGCTGATCGTGATCCAGGGCGACACCGAGCCGGCCTCGGTCGAGCAGCAGCGCCATCTCGGCAAGACTGCGCCGTCGCTCTACGACATGCGCAACCTGTTTCAGGTCAACGTCGAAGAGGGGCGCCATCTGTGGGCGATGGTGTACCTGCTGCAGAAGTACTTCGGCCGCGACGGCCGCGAAGAGGCTGACGGCCTGCTGCGCCGCCGCTCAGGTTCGGAGGACGCGCCGCGGATGCTCGGCGCGTTCAACGAGGCGACGCCGGACTGGCTGTCGTTCTTCATGTTCACCTACTTCACCGACCGCGACGGCAAGATGCAGCTGCACAGCCTGGCGCAGTCAGGCTTCGATCCGTTGTCGCGCACCTGCCGCTTCATGCTGACCGAGGAAGCGCACCACATGTTCGTCGGCGAGACCGGCATCAGCCGGGTCGTGCAGCGGACCTGCGAGGCGATGCGCACCGCCGGAATCACTGACCCCACGGACATCGAGAAGGTCCGCGCGCTCGGCGTGATCGACCTGCCGACGGTGCAGAAGAAGCTCAATCTGCATTACTCGCTGTCGCTTGATCTGTTCGGCTCGGAAGTCTCGACCAACGCCGCCAATGCGTTCAATGCCGGCATCAAGGGGCGCTTTCACGAGACTCAGATCCAGGACGATCACAAGCTCGAGCACGACACCTATCCGGTGCTGAAGCTGGTGGATGGCGAGATCAAACGTGTCGACGAGCCGGCGTTGACCGCGCTGAACATGCGGCTGCGCGACGACTATTCGCAGGATTGCGTCAAGGGTCTGCTGCGCTGGAACAAGGTGATCACCACCGCCGGCTACGACTTCCAGCTCAAGCTGCCGCACGTCGCGTTCCACCGCCAGATCGGCGAGTTCAAGGATGTCGAAGCAACGCCCGACGGCGTGCTGATCGACCCGGCGGCATGGGCCAAGCGGCGCAACGAATGGCTGCCGTCAAACGACGACGGCGAGTTCATCGCCTCGCTGATGGTGCCGGTGTCGGAGCCCGGGCAGTACGCGCCTTGGATCGCGCCGCCCAAGGTGGGGATCGACAATCGCCCCGGCGATTTCGAATACGTCAAGATCGAGACCTGA
- a CDS encoding SDR family oxidoreductase, giving the protein MTQTYPEPPYPSQRQHMPGATEQMTPRPDHGEHSYKGSNRLTGKVAVITGGDSGIGRAVSIAYAREGADLLISYLSEDDDAQQVKALVEAEGRRVVLVAGDISQPEHCRKIVARAVEELGGIDILVNNAAHQATFEDIGEISDEEWQTTFAINIHAMFYLTKAAVPHMKPGSSIINTASVNSDMPNPILLAYATTKGAIQNFTGGLAQMLASKGIRANAVAPGPIWTPLIPSTMPEDSVTNFGKQVPLGRAGQPAELATAYVMLADPLSSYTSGTTVAVTGGKPFI; this is encoded by the coding sequence ATGACACAGACCTATCCAGAGCCGCCGTATCCCAGCCAGCGCCAACACATGCCGGGCGCAACTGAGCAAATGACACCGCGTCCCGATCACGGCGAGCACAGCTACAAGGGCTCGAACCGATTGACCGGAAAGGTCGCGGTGATCACCGGCGGCGACAGCGGTATCGGCCGCGCGGTGTCGATCGCCTACGCTCGCGAAGGCGCCGATCTGCTGATTTCCTATCTGAGCGAGGACGACGACGCGCAGCAGGTCAAGGCACTGGTCGAGGCCGAGGGACGCAGGGTCGTGCTCGTCGCCGGCGATATCAGCCAGCCCGAGCACTGCCGCAAGATCGTCGCCCGCGCTGTCGAAGAGCTCGGCGGCATCGACATCCTGGTCAACAACGCGGCGCATCAGGCGACGTTCGAGGACATCGGCGAGATCAGCGACGAGGAATGGCAGACGACATTCGCGATCAACATCCACGCGATGTTCTATCTGACCAAGGCGGCGGTGCCGCACATGAAGCCCGGCAGCTCGATCATCAACACCGCCTCGGTCAATTCCGACATGCCGAACCCGATCCTGCTGGCGTATGCGACCACGAAAGGCGCGATCCAGAATTTCACCGGCGGCCTGGCGCAGATGTTGGCGAGCAAGGGTATCCGCGCCAATGCGGTCGCGCCCGGTCCGATCTGGACGCCGCTGATTCCATCGACGATGCCCGAGGATTCGGTGACGAATTTCGGCAAGCAGGTCCCGCTCGGCCGCGCCGGGCAACCCGCCGAACTCGCCACCGCCTACGTGATGCTGGCAGATCCGCTTTCGAGCTACACATCCGGCACGACGGTCGCGGTGACCGGCGGCAAGCCGTTTATCTGA
- a CDS encoding Crp/Fnr family transcriptional regulator, whose product MVHPFLRKLRHGARLTKDSEELLVRLTQSTRAVGAREDVVPFGGEPRYLPLVLDGWACRYITLENGRRQIVSLFLPGDLCEPFGVLPRFMDHGVAALTPVVIAQIRPEAIRAAASASPRIEEALWWDLLVASAIDREHLVSLGRRTATERLGHLFCELHLRLTMIGLVDEDEISYDMPVTQADLGDLLGLSMVHINRSLQELRRTGMISLRGRRLTIRDLDGLRELSFFDNGYLHPFGSLSLLNSTHVSDVGQTSR is encoded by the coding sequence ATGGTTCATCCTTTCCTGCGTAAACTCCGACACGGGGCACGACTGACCAAGGACAGCGAGGAGCTTCTCGTTCGTCTCACCCAGTCGACCCGTGCGGTCGGAGCGCGCGAGGACGTGGTGCCGTTCGGTGGAGAGCCCCGCTATCTGCCGCTCGTGCTCGACGGCTGGGCTTGCCGCTACATCACGCTGGAAAACGGCCGCCGCCAGATCGTGTCCTTGTTCTTGCCCGGCGATCTGTGCGAGCCCTTCGGTGTTCTCCCACGCTTCATGGATCACGGCGTCGCAGCACTGACGCCGGTGGTGATCGCCCAGATCCGCCCGGAGGCGATCCGTGCCGCCGCCAGCGCCAGTCCGCGGATCGAGGAGGCGTTGTGGTGGGATCTATTAGTCGCGTCCGCGATCGACCGCGAGCATCTGGTCAGCCTTGGCAGACGCACCGCCACCGAACGACTGGGTCACCTGTTCTGCGAATTGCATCTGCGGCTGACGATGATCGGCCTCGTCGACGAGGACGAAATCTCCTACGACATGCCCGTCACCCAAGCCGATCTCGGTGACTTGCTCGGCCTGTCGATGGTTCACATCAATCGTTCGCTGCAAGAGTTGAGAAGGACAGGCATGATTTCGTTACGCGGCCGTCGATTGACGATCCGCGACCTCGACGGTCTGCGGGAATTGTCGTTCTTCGACAACGGGTATTTGCACCCGTTCGGCTCGCTTTCGCTGCTGAACTCTACCCACGTCTCGGACGTTGGCCAGACTTCGCGGTGA
- a CDS encoding Crp/Fnr family transcriptional regulator, producing the protein MASKLTGGDLQIITRIAVFRGLKAETVAHMIAPATAISLRARESIVRQDEPATAFFIVVSGWVKLFRSNLAGDEAVIEIMSRGGSFAEAAALTGHRYLANAEAVTDARVARIPADHLVRCIRANPDISVPMIASICQHMHHLVQRVEQLKAQSGVQRLAEFLASLAIAEHGSCALVLPYDKALIAGELGLTPESLSRAFAKLRSIGVTVEASQVAVRDVARLRKLATDGRSAVRGKLQAVR; encoded by the coding sequence ATGGCTTCGAAGCTCACCGGTGGTGATCTGCAGATCATCACCCGGATCGCCGTGTTTCGCGGACTGAAGGCGGAGACCGTCGCGCACATGATCGCGCCGGCCACTGCGATCAGCCTGCGAGCGCGCGAATCGATCGTGCGTCAGGACGAGCCGGCGACAGCTTTCTTTATCGTCGTCAGCGGCTGGGTAAAGCTGTTTCGCAGCAACCTGGCCGGCGACGAGGCGGTGATCGAGATCATGAGCCGCGGCGGCAGCTTCGCCGAAGCCGCGGCGCTGACCGGCCACCGCTATCTGGCCAACGCCGAAGCCGTCACCGACGCGCGGGTCGCGCGAATCCCTGCTGATCATCTGGTCCGCTGCATCCGAGCCAATCCGGATATCTCGGTGCCGATGATCGCTTCGATCTGCCAGCACATGCACCATCTGGTGCAGCGCGTCGAACAGCTCAAGGCGCAGAGCGGGGTGCAGCGGCTCGCCGAATTCCTCGCCTCGCTGGCGATCGCCGAGCACGGCTCCTGCGCGCTTGTGCTGCCCTACGACAAGGCGCTGATCGCCGGTGAGTTGGGGTTGACGCCGGAATCGCTGTCGCGGGCCTTCGCCAAGCTGCGCAGCATCGGCGTCACTGTCGAGGCGTCGCAAGTCGCGGTGCGCGATGTCGCAAGGTTGCGCAAGCTGGCAACCGACGGCCGCAGTGCGGTGCGCGGCAAGCTGCAGGCCGTGCGTTGA